Proteins encoded in a region of the Pseudomonas viciae genome:
- a CDS encoding GntR family transcriptional regulator, with the protein MTAEDYRTASRYAMIRQVLRDAIVNAEVAQGLVLLEAPLADLFGTSRVPVRKALNLLHDEGLISRFDGRGYLVNPKGIEVEPLRLALTHKQLGLNSSEELVDTRPLGERIFDEIGSALSTCIAFGHYRLDEQMAAEHYGVSRAVVREALMRLRDRGLVEKEPYSQWLAGPLTAREVTEDYELRACLEPEALRQSAPGLSRESLEAMLARVAQAQSNPHCSLAEIEQLEEDLHYHCLAGITNRKIATLIRQGQSPRIISRIFYSQLGLGPDEAMLAEHRLILELLLHGAFDAAALNLKEHLHRARQRMLQRLKVLSVLPEQQVPEYLTKLS; encoded by the coding sequence ATGACCGCCGAGGATTACCGCACCGCATCCCGCTACGCCATGATCCGGCAGGTCCTGCGTGACGCCATCGTTAACGCAGAGGTGGCTCAGGGACTCGTGCTGCTCGAAGCCCCCTTGGCTGACCTGTTTGGGACCAGCCGAGTGCCGGTGCGCAAAGCATTGAATCTGTTGCATGACGAAGGCTTGATCAGCCGATTTGATGGCCGCGGTTATTTGGTCAACCCGAAGGGGATTGAAGTGGAACCCCTGCGGCTAGCCCTCACCCACAAACAGCTCGGCCTTAATAGCAGCGAAGAATTGGTCGATACTCGGCCACTGGGCGAGCGGATATTCGATGAAATCGGCTCGGCTTTATCGACTTGCATTGCTTTTGGACACTATCGACTCGACGAGCAAATGGCCGCCGAGCATTACGGCGTCAGCCGAGCGGTAGTCCGCGAGGCGTTGATGCGTCTGCGTGATCGCGGCCTGGTGGAAAAGGAACCCTACTCCCAGTGGCTCGCCGGCCCGCTCACCGCCAGGGAAGTCACGGAAGACTACGAACTGCGCGCCTGTCTCGAGCCTGAGGCGTTACGCCAGAGTGCACCGGGGTTGAGCCGGGAGTCTCTTGAAGCAATGCTGGCTCGAGTTGCGCAAGCACAGAGCAATCCCCATTGCAGCCTGGCAGAGATCGAGCAACTGGAGGAGGACCTGCATTACCACTGCCTCGCCGGAATCACCAATCGCAAGATCGCTACATTGATCCGGCAGGGCCAGAGCCCCAGGATCATCAGTCGGATTTTCTACAGTCAGTTGGGTCTCGGTCCCGACGAAGCCATGCTGGCCGAGCACCGTTTGATTTTAGAGCTGCTATTGCATGGCGCATTCGACGCAGCAGCGCTGAACCTCAAGGAACACCTTCACCGCGCCCGCCAACGCATGTTGCAGCGGTTGAAAGTTCTGTCC
- a CDS encoding amidase, which translates to MSDTNSQIRPVADALVMAEAFASGRSDPVQALEKVLAKTADVDDVFISLCSARALREAHASAARWKAGQPASALDGVPIAWKDLFDVAGSPTTAGAAVRRDISPALLDANVVGLLARAGMVSVGKTNLSEFAYSGLGLNPHFGTPRNPVGLDQPRIPGGSSSGSAVAVAAGIVPIAMGTDTAGSIRIPAAFNGLVGFRSSCRRYSREGVFPLAHTLDSVGPLTRSVRDTLSIDDILLGRAKPTSLVPRDLSGQRFWLDQAVIEDERIEPAVRDNLLRCVSVLKNHGALIDLRPSPAFQAALGLIEQQGWLGAPEAFALHQSLLDSDAAARLDPRVRRRLEAARAFPASQLVNLYGARKRLQQQITDELDGAFLITPSVAHVAPPLAPLEADDELFTQTNLATLRLTMPGSLLDMPGVSLPSGCDALGLPTGMLISAPPGEDSRLLRAALAVEAALRHH; encoded by the coding sequence ATGTCCGACACCAATTCTCAAATCAGGCCCGTAGCCGATGCGTTAGTGATGGCTGAAGCATTTGCGTCGGGCAGGAGTGACCCGGTTCAGGCGTTGGAAAAAGTGCTGGCTAAGACGGCGGATGTCGATGATGTGTTCATCTCCCTCTGTTCGGCACGTGCCCTTCGTGAAGCACACGCATCAGCCGCACGCTGGAAGGCCGGACAGCCGGCAAGCGCGCTGGACGGCGTGCCGATCGCATGGAAAGACCTGTTTGACGTCGCAGGCAGTCCGACAACCGCAGGCGCAGCCGTGCGCCGCGACATTTCGCCAGCGCTGCTCGACGCCAATGTCGTAGGTCTACTGGCGCGAGCCGGGATGGTCAGTGTCGGGAAAACCAACCTTAGCGAATTTGCTTACTCAGGCCTCGGACTCAATCCCCATTTTGGCACGCCGCGTAATCCCGTAGGCCTCGACCAGCCACGCATTCCGGGCGGCTCGTCCTCAGGCTCAGCGGTCGCCGTCGCGGCGGGAATCGTGCCGATCGCCATGGGCACGGACACCGCTGGCTCCATCCGAATTCCAGCGGCCTTCAACGGATTGGTCGGATTTCGCAGCAGTTGCAGACGCTACAGCCGCGAAGGCGTCTTCCCGCTCGCGCATACCCTCGACAGCGTGGGGCCTCTGACACGCAGTGTGCGCGACACCTTATCCATCGACGACATCCTGCTTGGGCGCGCCAAACCGACATCGCTCGTCCCCCGAGATTTGTCCGGGCAGCGATTTTGGCTTGATCAGGCGGTCATTGAGGATGAGCGCATAGAGCCTGCGGTGCGCGACAACCTGCTGCGATGCGTGAGCGTGTTGAAAAATCACGGTGCGCTGATTGACCTGCGACCCTCGCCAGCCTTTCAGGCGGCACTTGGGCTCATTGAGCAACAAGGCTGGCTCGGTGCTCCTGAGGCTTTTGCCCTGCATCAGTCTCTGCTGGACAGTGATGCCGCCGCACGACTCGACCCCCGTGTTCGGCGCCGTCTGGAAGCGGCACGTGCATTCCCCGCCAGCCAGTTGGTCAACCTCTACGGCGCACGCAAACGCCTGCAGCAACAAATCACCGATGAGCTTGATGGCGCGTTTTTGATTACCCCAAGCGTGGCCCATGTGGCGCCGCCGTTGGCGCCACTGGAAGCCGATGACGAGCTGTTCACGCAGACCAACCTCGCTACGTTGCGCCTGACGATGCCCGGCAGTTTGCTGGATATGCCGGGTGTGTCATTGCCCAGCGGCTGCGATGCGCTCGGTTTGCCCACCGGCATGTTGATAAGCGCGCCGCCGGGCGAAGACTCGCGATTGTTGCGAGCTGCGCTGGCGGTTGAAGCCGCGTTGCGCCACCACTGA